One window of the Allosaccharopolyspora coralli genome contains the following:
- a CDS encoding glycosyltransferase family 87 protein, with translation MSTSPDRPAPPDDVPASDGSEAGRPPAGARVDRRSLGAADRVVASWTEPLARSLSRLTGGRMGRHAQVGRQRFWTPLRVILLLATLTLAAGWLFKAPCLQTYETEQGPQLDWRNSTQYTAMCYSDIVPRFGVGDLAPDDAFPYKTSFVENEGTPQERVRYMEYPVLTGLFQWVNAKITDGWVTFAERTPLPSSVPVVVYFNATALWLAGAWLTTIWALVALCRRRVWDAVLAAVSPLVLVHAFTNFDTLATAGALTGLLAWARRRPVLAGVLFGLGGAAKLFPLFLLGPILVLCLRSGRVQEAVKAILVAAGTWLAVNLPIMLAYPAGWWEFFRLNSERPADPDSLYNVVEYFTGWAGFDGELQFGQAPSVLNAVSLVLFLGACAAIGWLALAAPYRPRLAQLCFLVVAAFLLTNKVWSPQYSLWLVPLAVLAIPRWRLLAVWMLLDAMVWAPRMYYYLGVGNKGLPEGWFLGAVVVRDVVVVLLCVLIVREILAPAHDKVRAALRPPGRDSTVDDPCGGPFDGTPDRFVLPGLKGRAG, from the coding sequence GTGTCCACCTCGCCCGACCGGCCCGCGCCGCCTGACGACGTGCCGGCGTCCGACGGTTCCGAAGCGGGACGGCCACCGGCCGGGGCACGAGTCGATCGCCGTTCGCTCGGCGCGGCGGACCGGGTCGTGGCCAGCTGGACCGAACCGCTCGCGCGCTCGCTGAGCCGGCTCACCGGCGGCCGCATGGGCAGGCACGCCCAGGTCGGACGTCAGCGGTTCTGGACACCGCTGCGAGTGATACTGCTGCTCGCGACCCTCACACTCGCGGCGGGGTGGCTGTTCAAGGCGCCGTGCCTGCAGACCTACGAGACCGAGCAGGGGCCGCAGCTCGACTGGCGCAACAGCACGCAGTACACGGCGATGTGCTACTCGGACATCGTTCCCCGGTTCGGGGTGGGCGACCTCGCCCCGGACGACGCGTTTCCGTACAAGACGTCGTTCGTGGAGAACGAGGGGACACCACAGGAGCGGGTCCGGTACATGGAGTACCCGGTGCTGACCGGGTTGTTCCAGTGGGTCAACGCGAAGATCACCGACGGCTGGGTGACGTTCGCGGAGCGGACTCCGCTGCCGAGTTCGGTGCCCGTCGTCGTCTACTTCAACGCCACCGCGCTCTGGCTCGCCGGAGCGTGGCTCACCACGATCTGGGCGCTCGTGGCGTTGTGCCGCAGACGGGTCTGGGACGCGGTGTTGGCGGCCGTGTCCCCGCTGGTGCTGGTGCACGCGTTCACCAACTTCGACACGCTCGCCACGGCGGGAGCGTTGACGGGCCTGCTCGCGTGGGCGCGACGACGGCCGGTCCTGGCGGGCGTCCTCTTCGGGCTCGGCGGGGCCGCGAAGCTGTTCCCGCTGTTCCTGCTCGGGCCGATCCTGGTGCTGTGCCTGAGATCCGGGCGAGTACAGGAGGCGGTGAAGGCCATCCTGGTCGCGGCGGGGACGTGGCTGGCGGTGAACCTGCCGATCATGCTCGCGTACCCGGCGGGCTGGTGGGAGTTCTTCCGGCTCAACAGTGAACGGCCGGCGGACCCGGACTCGCTCTACAACGTCGTCGAGTACTTCACCGGGTGGGCGGGTTTCGACGGCGAGCTCCAGTTCGGGCAGGCGCCGTCGGTGTTGAACGCGGTGAGCCTCGTGCTCTTTCTCGGCGCCTGCGCGGCGATCGGGTGGCTCGCGCTCGCCGCCCCGTACCGGCCCCGGCTGGCGCAGTTGTGCTTCCTCGTGGTGGCCGCGTTCCTGCTCACGAACAAGGTGTGGAGCCCGCAGTACTCGCTGTGGCTGGTCCCGTTGGCCGTGCTCGCCATCCCGCGCTGGCGGCTGCTGGCGGTCTGGATGCTGCTCGACGCGATGGTGTGGGCGCCGCGGATGTACTACTACCTCGGTGTCGGCAACAAGGGACTGCCGGAGGGCTGGTTCCTCGGTGCGGTCGTCGTCCGCGACGTCGTCGTGGTGCTGCTCTGCGTCCTGATCGTGCGCGAGATCCTCGCCCCGGCGCACGACAAGGTGCGTGCGGCGTTGCGGCCGCCAGGTCGGGACTCCACTGTGGACGACCCTTGTGGAGGGCCGTTCGACGGCACCCCCGACCGTTTCGTCCTCCCCGGGCTGAAGGGGCGTGCGGGTTGA
- a CDS encoding transglycosylase domain-containing protein, producing the protein MNDARDDRPRGRHSRHSPHDGQPGGAQPPQQGPPPTPWFDSGPAPERPERGAGPEWPGEEPPTRGRRARQDGGEAPPNWPGEPPRSAGPGPPAAEPETTQESTGAWIPSFDDEDEQPAPDRSAGRPPAGPPPGRPPVGSPPPGAPPPGSPQGGPPRSGPPQGPPPSGQPPQPGSQQPGFPPSGPPPGPARSGPPQGPPPGQPSQSGAPQQGGPPQEPPRDGGRRLDLPTSYTPNPAHGGENTRAAAPPPSAQQGRQTPQSEQRTENMPNVGSGSRPGPPAPGEDQDRTRRGGAGAAAAGAAAAGAAGAAAFGAGSASAAGAAGAGAAGAGAAGGAAAGAGAAGGAAAGAGAAGGSGAGGASPREPQLITHQSHQGGYNYYSDGAHDPYDDFDEDPYGDARGEYSTPDDGRGDGHDELFGDEQQSRFGKLGGVFGRGRRQDSDDPDDPDGQDMSAAAVKKRRWRRARRVGYWALAAMIVGPLLAFVVGYFVWDVDDPAEVAARTDQTITVQYSDGSELTRIVPDGGNRTMIEDVGQVSKAMRDATLAAEDASFYENPGFDVMGIARAVWSQVTGSAGGGSTLTQQYIKLSTGNDAPTYTRKFKEIVLAFKMSNEQPKDDILKAYLNTAYYGRGAYGIHAAAEAYFGKLPTDLNPAESAVLAGMVQRPTQNDPRVDAEQAQIRWNYVADQMAVNNFVSAEERSAMQLPETRDRFEWRGEKLTGSQYHIRERVLAELDKAGYTESALARSGFTIVTNIDPAAQQAAEQAVDKVTGNQPDNLKTSLVALDPNTGGVRAYYGGGNKVGGFDYANAPQEPGSSFKPFVVTAALEQGIGIGKNYDGSAPQDILGTEYNNSEGVECDIPEQCGVREAMTKSVNTVFVNMLAETGAKAVRDAAIQAGIPPEIDGKPTLQNEDGTVNAGIALGGYPVRTIDMASAYGTFANDGQRTEPRFVDRLVQADGEVHKTFGSQSESAFSEDPQESKNIAANVTETLLNVTKEASLNLSDGRPVAAKTGTHQFFDTKDNAKAWMVGYTPQISAAVSMGADDETGVKPLQNISGAPIYGSGLPGEVWQEFMSNYLQGKPVEQFTDAEPIGQYQRVAPTFSTPPPPPPSSTESEPPPPSEEPPPSEEPPSSEEPTESSEPGIPTTEPGGDGDCGGIFEPPCPEEGGGNSGEGAGNPPGGPPGRDPESDN; encoded by the coding sequence GTGAACGACGCGCGTGACGACCGGCCCCGTGGTCGCCACTCCCGGCACTCTCCGCACGACGGTCAGCCCGGCGGTGCGCAGCCGCCGCAGCAGGGTCCGCCGCCGACGCCGTGGTTCGACTCCGGCCCCGCACCGGAGCGCCCCGAGCGAGGCGCCGGGCCCGAGTGGCCGGGTGAGGAACCGCCCACCCGTGGTCGGCGTGCACGGCAGGACGGCGGTGAGGCGCCCCCGAACTGGCCGGGTGAGCCGCCCCGATCCGCAGGCCCCGGGCCGCCCGCGGCGGAGCCGGAGACGACGCAGGAGAGCACCGGCGCCTGGATCCCGTCCTTCGACGACGAGGACGAGCAACCAGCGCCCGATCGCAGCGCGGGTCGTCCGCCTGCGGGCCCGCCCCCCGGGCGGCCGCCGGTCGGTTCGCCGCCCCCGGGCGCTCCGCCTCCGGGGTCACCCCAGGGCGGGCCTCCCCGGTCGGGCCCTCCGCAGGGTCCGCCCCCGTCCGGCCAGCCGCCCCAGCCGGGTTCTCAACAGCCGGGCTTCCCGCCGTCCGGACCGCCGCCCGGGCCTGCCCGGTCGGGTCCGCCGCAGGGTCCGCCGCCCGGCCAGCCGTCTCAGTCGGGTGCGCCCCAGCAGGGCGGGCCGCCGCAGGAGCCGCCGCGTGACGGCGGACGCAGGCTCGATCTGCCGACGTCGTACACGCCGAACCCCGCGCACGGTGGCGAGAACACCCGCGCCGCCGCGCCGCCGCCGTCGGCACAGCAAGGGCGGCAGACGCCGCAGAGCGAGCAGCGGACCGAGAACATGCCGAACGTCGGTTCGGGCTCTCGGCCCGGACCGCCCGCCCCTGGCGAGGATCAGGACCGGACGCGCCGGGGTGGCGCCGGAGCCGCCGCGGCCGGCGCTGCCGCAGCTGGAGCGGCCGGCGCTGCCGCGTTCGGTGCGGGGAGCGCCTCGGCGGCCGGAGCCGCGGGAGCCGGTGCCGCGGGAGCCGGTGCCGCGGGTGGAGCTGCCGCGGGAGCCGGTGCCGCTGGTGGAGCTGCCGCGGGAGCCGGGGCAGCGGGTGGTTCAGGAGCGGGAGGGGCCTCTCCTCGTGAGCCGCAACTCATCACCCACCAGTCGCATCAGGGCGGCTACAACTACTACTCGGACGGTGCCCACGACCCCTACGACGACTTCGACGAAGACCCCTACGGTGACGCTCGCGGCGAGTACTCGACACCGGACGACGGCCGGGGGGACGGGCATGACGAACTGTTCGGCGACGAGCAGCAGTCTCGGTTCGGCAAGCTCGGTGGCGTGTTCGGCCGCGGCCGACGCCAGGACTCGGACGACCCGGATGATCCGGACGGTCAGGACATGAGCGCCGCGGCGGTGAAGAAGCGCCGGTGGCGCCGGGCGCGCCGCGTCGGCTACTGGGCGCTCGCGGCGATGATCGTCGGTCCGTTGCTGGCGTTCGTCGTCGGTTACTTCGTCTGGGACGTCGACGACCCGGCCGAGGTCGCCGCGCGCACCGACCAGACGATCACCGTGCAGTACTCCGACGGCTCGGAGCTCACGCGCATCGTCCCGGACGGCGGCAACCGCACCATGATCGAGGACGTCGGGCAGGTCTCGAAGGCGATGCGGGACGCCACTCTCGCCGCCGAGGACGCCTCGTTCTACGAGAACCCCGGCTTCGACGTCATGGGGATCGCCCGTGCCGTGTGGTCGCAGGTCACCGGCTCGGCGGGTGGTGGCTCGACGCTGACCCAGCAGTACATCAAGTTGTCCACCGGCAACGATGCGCCGACCTACACGCGCAAGTTCAAAGAGATCGTGCTCGCGTTCAAGATGAGCAACGAGCAGCCGAAGGACGACATCCTCAAGGCCTACTTGAACACCGCCTACTACGGGCGGGGCGCCTATGGCATCCACGCCGCGGCGGAGGCGTACTTCGGCAAACTGCCGACGGATCTCAATCCCGCTGAGTCGGCTGTGCTCGCCGGGATGGTGCAGCGGCCGACGCAGAACGACCCGAGGGTCGACGCGGAACAGGCTCAGATCCGCTGGAACTACGTCGCCGACCAGATGGCGGTGAACAACTTCGTCTCCGCCGAGGAACGCAGCGCCATGCAGCTGCCGGAGACGCGGGACCGGTTCGAGTGGCGTGGCGAGAAGCTGACCGGCTCCCAGTACCACATCCGGGAGCGGGTCCTCGCCGAACTCGACAAGGCGGGCTACACCGAGAGTGCCCTGGCCCGCAGCGGGTTCACCATCGTCACCAACATCGACCCCGCCGCGCAGCAGGCGGCCGAGCAGGCGGTGGACAAGGTGACCGGTAACCAGCCGGACAACCTGAAGACCTCGCTCGTCGCGCTCGATCCGAACACCGGCGGGGTTCGTGCCTACTACGGCGGCGGCAACAAGGTCGGTGGGTTCGACTACGCCAACGCCCCGCAGGAACCGGGGTCGTCGTTCAAGCCGTTCGTCGTCACCGCCGCGCTCGAACAGGGCATCGGTATCGGCAAGAACTACGATGGTTCCGCCCCGCAGGACATCCTCGGCACCGAGTACAACAACTCCGAGGGTGTCGAGTGCGACATCCCCGAGCAGTGCGGGGTGCGGGAGGCGATGACGAAGTCGGTGAACACCGTGTTCGTCAACATGCTCGCCGAGACCGGGGCGAAGGCGGTCCGCGACGCGGCGATCCAAGCCGGGATTCCCCCGGAGATCGACGGGAAACCGACGCTGCAGAACGAGGACGGCACCGTCAACGCCGGCATCGCGCTCGGCGGCTACCCGGTGCGCACCATCGACATGGCCAGTGCCTACGGGACGTTCGCCAACGACGGTCAGCGCACCGAGCCTCGGTTCGTCGACCGCCTGGTGCAGGCCGACGGCGAGGTGCACAAGACCTTCGGGTCTCAGTCCGAGTCCGCGTTCTCCGAGGACCCGCAGGAGAGCAAGAACATCGCCGCGAACGTCACCGAGACGCTGCTCAACGTGACGAAGGAGGCGTCGCTGAACCTCAGCGACGGCAGGCCGGTGGCGGCGAAGACCGGGACGCACCAGTTCTTCGACACCAAGGACAACGCGAAGGCCTGGATGGTCGGCTACACCCCGCAGATCTCGGCGGCGGTGTCCATGGGCGCCGACGACGAGACCGGGGTGAAGCCGCTCCAGAACATTTCGGGAGCGCCGATCTACGGTTCGGGTCTGCCGGGTGAGGTCTGGCAGGAGTTCATGAGCAACTACCTCCAGGGCAAGCCCGTCGAGCAGTTCACCGACGCCGAACCGATCGGCCAGTACCAACGGGTCGCACCGACGTTCAGCACGCCGCCGCCGCCACCGCCGTCGTCCACCGAGTCGGAGCCACCGCCTCCGTCGGAGGAACCGCCGCCCTCGGAGGAACCTCCGTCGTCGGAGGAACCGACGGAGTCGTCGGAGCCGGGCATCCCGACCACCGAGCCGGGCGGCGACGGTGACTGTGGCGGGATCTTCGAGCCGCCGTGTCCGGAGGAGGGCGGTGGCAACAGCGGCGAAGGCGCCGGTAACCCGCCCGGTGGGCCACCAGGCAGGGACCCCGAGTCCGACAACTGA
- a CDS encoding DUF5318 domain-containing protein — protein sequence MRTQRQVVDYALQRRALLAQVHSGRVGVMEVCDADPYLLRAAKFHGEPSETTCPVCRKEPLTEVAWIFGDELRHASGSARSTEELSRMASMFEEFNVYVVEVCRTCKWNHLVLSYVLGTGSAGGRRSRRRTAAE from the coding sequence GTGCGGACCCAACGGCAGGTCGTGGACTACGCGCTGCAGCGACGCGCGCTGCTGGCGCAGGTCCACTCCGGTCGCGTCGGGGTGATGGAGGTCTGCGACGCCGACCCGTATCTTCTGCGGGCGGCGAAGTTTCACGGTGAACCGAGCGAGACCACGTGCCCGGTGTGCCGGAAGGAGCCGTTGACCGAGGTCGCGTGGATCTTCGGTGACGAGCTGCGGCACGCGTCCGGGTCGGCCCGGTCCACCGAGGAGCTCTCGCGCATGGCAAGCATGTTCGAGGAGTTCAACGTCTACGTCGTCGAGGTGTGCAGGACGTGCAAGTGGAACCACCTGGTGCTGTCGTACGTCCTGGGAACCGGATCGGCGGGCGGGCGGCGTTCCCGGCGCCGCACCGCTGCCGAGTGA
- a CDS encoding PadR family transcriptional regulator yields the protein MLELALLGFLHEAPMHGYELRKRVNDTLGAFRALSCGTLYPTLRRMQRAGYIEEDHRDPSGNWGRRARRVYRLTPDGERRFAELVGDCGPHACEDDSFGVHVAFFSRTPADVRMRKLEARRRRVEERREGLRALLTGAQPQGDRYTVALHRLGFDHTEREVCWLNDLIEHERAGEHGSGDTHDRKDVEDT from the coding sequence GTGCTCGAACTCGCCCTGCTCGGCTTCCTGCACGAGGCACCGATGCACGGCTACGAACTCCGCAAACGGGTCAACGACACGCTCGGGGCGTTCCGGGCCCTGTCGTGCGGCACGTTGTACCCGACGCTGCGGCGGATGCAGCGGGCCGGGTACATCGAGGAGGATCACCGCGACCCGTCCGGCAACTGGGGGCGACGCGCCCGTCGCGTCTACCGGCTCACTCCCGACGGCGAGCGACGGTTCGCCGAACTGGTCGGCGACTGCGGGCCGCATGCCTGCGAGGACGACTCGTTCGGGGTGCACGTGGCCTTCTTCTCCCGCACCCCGGCCGACGTCCGGATGCGGAAACTGGAGGCTCGCCGCCGCCGGGTCGAGGAACGCCGCGAGGGCCTCCGGGCGTTGCTGACGGGGGCTCAACCGCAGGGGGATCGCTACACGGTCGCACTGCACCGGCTCGGGTTCGACCACACCGAGCGCGAGGTCTGCTGGCTCAACGACCTCATCGAGCACGAACGAGCCGGCGAGCACGGTTCGGGCGACACACACGACCGCAAGGACGTAGAGGACACATGA
- a CDS encoding inositol-3-phosphate synthase, with amino-acid sequence MGGDRGSIPSRPIRVAIVGIGNCAASLVQGVHYYADTEPDSRVPGLMHVTFGDYHVRDVQFAAAFDVDAKKVGRDLSEAIVASENNTVKITDVPPLGVTVQRGHTLDGLGMFYRDMIEESEEQPVDVVQALRDADVDVLVSYLPVGSEDADKYYAQAAIDAGVAFVNALPVFIASDPEWARKFTEAGVPIVGDDIKSQIGATITHRVLTKLFEDRGVHVDRTMQLNVGGNMDFLNMKELDRLESKKTSKTRSVTSQVQRDLGKRNVHIGPSDHVPWLDDRKWAYIRLEGRAFGDVPLNLEYKLEVWDSPNSAGIIIDAVRAAKIAKDRGVGGPILSASSYFMKSPPEQYADSDAYQAVEDFIADRSNE; translated from the coding sequence ATGGGCGGAGATCGTGGGAGCATCCCCAGCCGGCCGATTCGGGTGGCGATCGTCGGCATCGGGAACTGTGCCGCGTCCCTGGTGCAGGGCGTGCACTACTACGCCGACACCGAACCCGACTCCCGTGTGCCGGGTCTCATGCATGTCACGTTCGGTGACTACCACGTCCGCGACGTGCAGTTCGCCGCCGCGTTCGACGTGGACGCCAAGAAGGTCGGACGCGACCTGTCCGAAGCGATCGTGGCCAGCGAGAACAACACCGTCAAGATCACCGACGTGCCGCCGCTGGGAGTGACCGTGCAGCGCGGGCACACACTCGACGGTCTCGGCATGTTCTACCGGGACATGATCGAGGAGTCGGAGGAGCAGCCGGTCGACGTCGTTCAGGCGCTGCGGGACGCCGACGTCGACGTGCTGGTGTCGTACCTTCCGGTCGGTTCGGAGGACGCCGACAAGTACTACGCGCAGGCAGCGATCGACGCGGGTGTGGCGTTCGTCAACGCGCTGCCGGTGTTCATCGCCTCCGACCCGGAGTGGGCACGCAAGTTCACCGAGGCGGGGGTGCCGATCGTCGGCGACGACATCAAGTCGCAGATCGGGGCGACCATCACGCACCGGGTCCTGACGAAGCTCTTCGAGGACCGCGGGGTGCACGTCGACCGCACGATGCAGCTCAACGTCGGCGGGAACATGGACTTCCTGAACATGAAGGAACTGGATCGGCTGGAGTCGAAGAAGACCTCCAAGACCCGGTCGGTGACCTCGCAGGTGCAGCGCGATCTGGGTAAACGCAACGTGCACATCGGACCGTCGGACCACGTGCCGTGGCTCGACGACCGGAAGTGGGCCTACATCCGGCTGGAGGGCCGCGCCTTCGGCGACGTGCCGTTGAACCTGGAGTACAAGCTCGAAGTGTGGGACTCGCCGAACTCGGCCGGAATCATCATCGACGCGGTGCGGGCCGCGAAAATCGCGAAGGACCGGGGTGTGGGCGGCCCGATCCTGTCGGCCTCCTCGTACTTCATGAAGTCGCCGCCGGAGCAGTACGCCGACTCGGACGCCTACCAGGCCGTCGAGGACTTCATCGCCGACCGCAGCAACGAGTGA
- a CDS encoding GGDEF domain-containing protein: MSLLDTSVPAQLAPVWDEIIGGMTVGVLLADDHGQVLATNDVAAELMHLSRSDLLTGTRPEGWSVRDDTGAAMPDWSDLAGQVRRAGAPLSTPLVIERTGQPVTRIWVDYHPVRAQGRDRVLMLLQPVHHSVSHSRGLLDPLTGLPGRALLLDRLDQSLVRARTRGALTTLVLIDIRHLAQFNVQHGFDGGDELLGVLSGRLRQGLSDDYTVARYGGDEFAVVADHPSGTGEDIAEQAREVVGWPMRIGRRRVRPQLRVSWVTTDGFASVHSVLATAEQQLSH; encoded by the coding sequence ATGAGTCTTCTCGACACGAGTGTGCCGGCCCAGCTCGCCCCGGTATGGGACGAGATCATCGGTGGAATGACCGTGGGTGTCCTGCTCGCCGATGACCACGGCCAGGTGCTCGCGACCAACGACGTCGCCGCAGAACTCATGCACTTGAGCAGGTCCGACCTCCTTACCGGCACCCGTCCGGAGGGATGGTCGGTGCGCGACGACACCGGCGCCGCGATGCCCGACTGGTCCGATCTCGCAGGCCAGGTCCGCCGAGCGGGCGCTCCGCTGTCCACACCGCTGGTCATCGAACGCACCGGGCAACCCGTCACCCGCATCTGGGTCGACTACCACCCGGTCCGGGCTCAAGGTCGCGATCGGGTGCTCATGCTGCTGCAGCCGGTTCACCACAGCGTGTCCCACAGTCGTGGCCTTCTCGATCCGCTCACCGGGCTTCCCGGCCGGGCACTGCTGCTCGACAGGCTCGACCAGTCCCTCGTGCGCGCCCGCACCCGCGGCGCCCTGACCACCCTGGTCCTCATCGACATCCGGCACCTCGCCCAGTTCAACGTGCAGCACGGCTTCGACGGCGGTGACGAACTGCTCGGTGTCCTGTCCGGGCGCCTCCGGCAGGGACTCAGCGACGACTACACGGTCGCCCGCTACGGCGGGGACGAGTTCGCCGTCGTGGCCGACCACCCCAGCGGGACCGGGGAGGACATCGCCGAGCAGGCCAGGGAGGTCGTCGGGTGGCCGATGCGGATCGGACGCAGGCGGGTTCGCCCGCAGCTGCGAGTGTCCTGGGTCACCACCGACGGCTTCGCCAGTGTTCACTCGGTGCTGGCCACCGCCGAACAGCAGCTCTCCCACTGA
- a CDS encoding glycosyltransferase 87 family protein, with product MTVTGRNPAEITLRERLYQQRQLIAVIAVCEIVALITVSAINPHDHIDGEVYRLGARAWLDGKDIYQNLPPTESGMALPFIYPPFAAIVFSPLALVPKVASTVIISLTTHLALLATLYVVLSASTFMIAHRDKIVLVTAAILPLATVTEPVLETITYAQINVVLMALVAVDCLWRIRGPKKLPYPRGMLIGIAAGLKLTPLVFLLFLLLRRDGRSIAVALGTFAATIVLGVALAFENAGQFWFKQMLATSNVSFGKLTGDASTYAGNQSIRSMLSKWTVPDQLLTVVWVLAALLVLALAVAGMVQALRKSDPALALTLNAVAGLLISPVSWFHHWVWAVPALILLLGGAVVARNWATALAGALAAALFTLAPHFKVPQGKGRELTWNVFTQFVGNAYVYLGLALLLYAAYQWWDARRTDQHVEPDPAAVDQPRL from the coding sequence GTGACCGTGACTGGACGGAATCCAGCCGAAATCACGCTGCGCGAACGTCTCTACCAGCAGCGACAGCTGATCGCCGTGATCGCGGTGTGCGAAATCGTCGCGCTGATCACGGTGTCGGCGATCAACCCGCACGACCACATCGACGGCGAGGTGTACCGGCTCGGCGCACGAGCGTGGCTCGACGGCAAGGACATCTACCAGAACCTGCCGCCGACCGAGTCCGGCATGGCGCTGCCGTTCATCTACCCGCCGTTCGCGGCCATCGTGTTCAGCCCGCTGGCGTTGGTTCCCAAGGTCGCCAGCACCGTCATCATCTCGCTCACCACGCATCTCGCGCTGCTGGCGACGCTGTACGTGGTCCTGAGTGCGTCGACGTTCATGATCGCGCACCGGGACAAGATCGTCCTTGTCACCGCCGCGATCCTGCCGTTGGCGACGGTGACCGAGCCGGTGCTGGAGACGATCACCTACGCGCAGATCAACGTCGTGCTCATGGCGCTGGTCGCCGTGGACTGTCTGTGGCGGATCCGCGGACCGAAGAAGCTGCCGTACCCGCGCGGCATGCTCATCGGGATCGCGGCCGGGCTGAAACTGACACCGCTGGTCTTCCTGCTGTTCCTGCTGCTGCGCCGGGACGGCCGGTCGATCGCGGTGGCGCTCGGGACGTTCGCGGCCACCATCGTGCTCGGAGTGGCGCTCGCCTTCGAGAACGCCGGACAGTTCTGGTTCAAGCAGATGCTGGCCACCAGCAACGTCTCCTTCGGCAAGCTCACCGGGGACGCCTCCACGTATGCGGGTAACCAGTCGATCCGCTCGATGCTGAGCAAGTGGACCGTCCCGGACCAGCTGCTCACGGTGGTGTGGGTGCTCGCGGCGCTGCTGGTGCTCGCTTTGGCCGTCGCCGGGATGGTCCAAGCACTGCGCAAGAGCGACCCGGCGCTGGCACTGACGCTCAACGCCGTGGCCGGGCTGCTCATCTCCCCGGTCTCGTGGTTCCACCACTGGGTGTGGGCCGTCCCGGCGCTGATCCTGCTGCTCGGAGGCGCGGTCGTCGCACGGAACTGGGCCACGGCGCTGGCCGGAGCGTTGGCTGCGGCGCTGTTCACCCTCGCGCCGCACTTCAAGGTGCCGCAGGGCAAGGGCCGGGAACTGACGTGGAACGTGTTCACCCAGTTCGTCGGGAACGCCTACGTGTACCTGGGCCTGGCGCTGCTGCTCTACGCCGCTTACCAGTGGTGGGACGCGCGACGCACGGACCAGCACGTCGAACCCGACCCGGCCGCGGTCGACCAACCCCGCCTCTGA